Proteins encoded in a region of the Onychostoma macrolepis isolate SWU-2019 chromosome 20, ASM1243209v1, whole genome shotgun sequence genome:
- the c20h1orf198 gene encoding LOW QUALITY PROTEIN: uncharacterized protein C1orf198 homolog (The sequence of the model RefSeq protein was modified relative to this genomic sequence to represent the inferred CDS: inserted 1 base in 1 codon) — protein sequence MAAAAMADHPLLTEAXKLEYFSSINSMARKIMEEREKIKERHGSTWDEMSPVEQDTAIDNGMMDPRIRARYAMHRVEREELVCFPKLLLQTGQKTVHFGDEDLTWQDEHSAPFSWETKSQMEFSIICGTPEPFVPSSVNESKPKPSQSTKLPSTDESSFWKISAERSRLEGEKAEFQSLTPSQIKSLEKGEKPLPSYLRSESGPRESEDVPPSRPVQQRITKPHAPPPPIPISVTPVAISVTPTPPAPVSSSEEGWERAQSTLPSVSTMDDVFSPGLVTRSSSQSNSTVKDADKAESSPASSPTFSQFNTSSSILKTGFDFLDNW from the exons GATTATGGAGGAAAGGGAGAAGATAAAGGAGAGGCACGGTTCGACTTGGGATGAGATGAGTCCCGTCGAACAGGACACGGCGATAGACAACGGGATGATGGATCCGCGGATCCGGGCTCGGTACGCGATGCACCGGGTGGAGCGAGAAGAGCTGGTCTGCTTCCCGAAACTACTCCTCCAGACCGGACAGAAGACCGTACACTTCGGAGACGAG GACTTAACTTGGCAAGATGAGCACTCAGCTCCCTTCTCTTGGGAGACCAAG AGTCAGATGGAATTCAGCATCATCTGCGGCACTCCAGAACCGTTCGTTCCCTCCTCGGTGAACGAATCCAAACCCAAGCCATCTCAGAGTACCAAGCTGCCCAGCACTGACGAGTCGTCCTTCTGGAAGATCAGCGCTGAACGCTCGCGGCTAGAGGGTGAGAAGGCTGAGTTTCAGTCTCTGACGCCCAGCCAGATCAAGTCTCTGGAGAAAGGAGAGAAGCCTTTGCCGTCGTACCTGAGGTCAGAGTCTGGGCCGAGGGAGTCGGAGGACGTGCCTCCCTCACGGCCGGTTCAGCAGAGAATCACCAAACCTCATGCCCCTCCTCCCCCCATTCCCATCAGCGTGACCCCTGTGGCCATCAGTGTGACCCCAACACCTCCTGCTCCTGTGTCCTCCTCAGAGGAAGGGTGGGAGAGGGCCCAGAGCACGCTCCCCTCTGTAAGCACTATGGATGATGTGTTCAGTCCTGGTCTGGTCACCAGGTCTTCCTCTCAGTCCAACAGCACAGTCAAAGATGCCGACAAGGCAGAAAGCTCACCCGCCTCCAGTCCTACCTTCTCACAG tttaacacaAGCAGCAGTATCCTGAAGACTGGATTTGACTTCTTGGACAACTGGTAA
- the clec11a gene encoding C-type lectin domain family 11 member A — MSLTVILAAVVGFSALSSCYSGENTTRPAITTAHLSQVRVFNEEMVIGRGDTPDIIEPEPTTAVSEMESTYNYILSRLAAMDQAIHRLNVGHYTLDIKVTQLLERMSRLENRLGDTEDAIQQVSSYCKDNRKEIGRLEGCQKGRKMGYKCFLTYRVYETYADASKKCQERGGRMAMPRDRKEQEALAEYVKSVFHGNWPVWLGINDERSEGLYLFEDTTRVTYFQWRKHFLSSQPDGGKRENCVAMSSDDGDWWDTYCERRMYYLCEFDV, encoded by the exons ATGAGTCTAACAGTGATTCTGGCGGCTGTAGTGGGCTTCAGCGCTCTGTCTTCCTGTTACTCTGGCGAGAACACCACGAGACCGGCCATCACAACAGCTCATCTGTCTCAG GTGAGAGTGTTCAATGAGGAGATGGTTATAGGGCGAGGGGACACTCCTGACATCATAGAACCTGAACCCACCACTGCAGTCTCTGAAATGGAGAGCACTTACAACTACATCC TGTCTAGACTGGCAGCGATGGATCAAGCTATCCACAGGCTTAATGTGGGACATTACACATTGGACATTAAAGTTACACAACTGTTGGAAAGAATGTCACGACTTGAGAATAGATTAGGCGACACTGAGGATGCCATTCAACAAGTCTCGTCCTACTGCAAGGACAACCGCAAAGAGATTGGACGACTAGAGG GCTGCCAGAAAGGCCGTAAAATGGGTTACAAATGCTTCCTGACATACCGCGTGTATGAGACCTACGCTGATGCATCCAAGAAGTGTCAGGAGCGGGGAGGACGCATGGCTATGCCACGAGATCGCAAAGAGCAGGAAGCTTTGGCTGAATATGTGAAATCAGTATTCCACGGAAACTGGCCTGTGTGGCTTGGGATCAATGACGAGCGCTCTGAAGGCCTCTACCTATTTGAGGACACAACTCGTGTCACTTACTTCCAGTGGAGGAAGCACTTCCTGTCAAGCCAGCCAGATGGTGGGAAACGAGAGAACTGTGTAGCCATGTCTTCAGATGACGGAGACTGGTGGGACACCTACTGTGAAAGACGCATGTATTATCTGTGCGAGTTTGATGTTTGA